Part of the Gordonia crocea genome is shown below.
AATTCTTCCCTATCGGCCCGACGCGGGGTGGGCGTGCCACGCGGGGTAGTGGTGAGGCACACTGGACGGGTGAGTCTTACAGCCCAAATTGACTTGCTCCGCGACGCCGTCGACCTGGCTCGGGATGCCATCGTCGCCGACGGCGGTGTTCCCGGCGATTATGTCGAGGTCGTCGTCGAGGATGACAACTCTGCCGCGCACTACTTCACCGCCGACCTGCCCGGCTATCGCGGGTGGCGCTGGTGCGCCGTCGTCGCGGTGGCCGGTGACGAGGACAAGGCGACCGTCAGCGAGGTCGTCCTGCTGCCCGGCGACGGTGCGCTGCTCGCCCCGGAGTGGGTGCCGTGGACCGAGCGCATCGCCGCCGGCGACCTCACCCCCGGCGACCAACTGGCTGCCGAGCCGGACGACCCGCGCCTGGTGCCCAACCAGGTCGACAGTGGCGATGCCGCCGCGGTCGACGGCGAACTCGGCCTTGGACGCCGACGGCTGCTGAGCCCGTTCGGCCGCGACGAGGCCGCCCAGCGTTGGTACGACGGCGAATGCGGGCCGGCGTCGGCGATGGCCCAGGGGGCCCGGCACTCCTGCACCTCCTGCGGTTTCTACCTGCCCTTGGCCGGTGCCCTGAGCTTTGCGTTCGGGGTCTGCGCCAACGAGTACTCGGCCGACGGCCACGTCGTCTCCGCCGAGTACGGCTGTGGCGCGCACTCCGACGTCGAGCCGAAGGCGCCGACGTCGGCGCCGCAATTCGACCCGTTCGACGACGGCGTGCTCGAGGTGTTCGCCACGGCGGAGTGACCGCCGTGCCGGAGGGGACCGACGTCTTCGGCGTCGCAGCGCTGCGCCGTTCCGTGCTCGAATCGTGGCGGTCCTCGCCGACCCGGCTGATCGAGGATTCCCGCGCCGAGGCCGATCTCGCGGCCGTCGGCTATCGCGACCGGCTGTGGGTCGAACTGGCGGCCAACGCCGCCGATGCCGCGACCGCGGCCGGCGTCGCCGGTCGGCTCGCCGCATGGCGAGACGACCACGGCGCGCTGCACGTCGCCAATACCGGCGAACCGCTCACCGCCGAGGGCATCGCCTCGCTGCTGGCGCTGCGGGTGTCGGCGAAGGCGGCCCATCCGGACGCGGCCGCCGGCACCGTCGGCCGGTTCGGGGTGGGGTTCGCCGCCGTCGTCCCGGTGGCCGACCGGGTGGAGATCCGCTCAAGCAGCGCGACCCTCGTCTTCGACCGGGTTGCCACCGAGCGGGCCATCGCCGAGACGGGGGTGGCGGGCGCCGACATCGATACCCCGGCGCCGCTGTTGCGCCTGGCCTGGATCGGGGAGACCGGGCCGTCGGCCGGTTTCGACACCGAAATCGTGCTGGTCCCCCGGGAAGGGGTCGACACCGAACAACTCCTCGACGCCTGTGCCGATCAGGCCTGTGACCGGCTCCTCGAACTGCCGGCCCTGGCCGAGATCACCGTCGGCGATGCGACGGTGCGCGCGGTGCGCGGCGCCGACACGGTCCGCTTCGAACCGCCCGCGTCGCTGCCCGGCGCCGAGACCGTGTGGCACGAGGCGGTGTGGCGCAGCGGTGCGACCGGACCGGTGCGTTGGTTGCGTCCGATGGCCGACCCTCATGTCGGGGCCACACGGGTGGGCGACGACGTGCTGCGCACCCCGACACCCACCGACATCGAGATCTCGGTGCCCGCGCGGGTGATCGCGCCGCTGCCGGTCACCCCGGACCGTCGCCACCTGATGCCCGGCGTCGACGTCGGCATCCTGGCCCCCGGCTATCTCGCGCTCGTCCAGATGACCGCCTCGGGTTCGCGGCCGGCGTTGGTGCCGCGCGGGTTGGGGCGCAACCGCGTCGACACGCGCCTGATCGAGGCGATCACCGACGAGCTGCGCGACCACGCCTGGGTGCCGGCGGCGACCGGTGACGACGATCTGGTGCCGGTGCGGACCCTCGTCGCCGCGGACCTTTCCGACGAACTCGCCGCCTGCCTCGGCCCGGTGCTCTCGTCGCTGGCCCATCCCGACGTCTCCGGGCCGGCGCAGCGTGCGGCGCTGTTGGCCGTCGGGGCGAGCGAGATCGGGTTGGCGCAGATCGCCGAGGCGGTGGCCGATGCGGACCGGTCGCCGCGGTGGTGGGCGCAGCTCTATGAGGCGCTCGCCCCGCTCGTGGCGACGGCGCGAGAGGCCGAGGAACTCGGCGCCCTGCCCGTCCCGCGGGCCGATGGCCGGCGCCACTTCGGCGCCCGCGGCCTGGTCGTCGCCGCGCCCGGGTTGACCGCCCCGTGGGCGCCGATGGTCCACCCCGACGCGGTGCACCCGCTGGTCGAGCGGCTCGGCGCCCAACCGGTCGCCGCCGGTGAACTGTTGGCGCAGGGCGGGCTCGTCGACGCGTTGGCCGATGCCGCCGAGAACGGCGACGACGAGGAGGTGCTCGAGCTGGCCGAGGCGGTACTCGCCCTGCTCGCCGCCGACCCCGACGCGGAGCTCGGGCCGGCCGCCGCGGCCGAGCTGCTGCTGCCCGACGGGGACGGCGAACCGGTCCACGTCGACGAACTGCTCCTGCCGGGTTCCCCGCTCGCCGACGTTCTCGGCGAGGATCTTCCGTTCGCGGTGGTCGACCCCGCGCTCGTCGAGAGGTACGGGGAGTCGGCGCTGCGCCGCGCCGGGGTGGGCTGGGGTTTCCTCACCGTCACCGCGCAGTGGCCGACGGCGCCCGACCACGACCTCGACGACGAACCGCGCTGGTGGGCGTCGTTGCCCGAACCGCCCGCCGAGATGGCCGCGGTCCGCGACCTCGACCTCGTGCCGGACGACCGCTGGCGCGAGGCGTTGAGCCTGCTCGCCGAGGATCCGGCGACGGCACCGCTGTTGGCCGATGCCGACGGGTACACCGCTTGGTGGCTGCGCGAGCACGCGGTGGTCGACCAGTTGCCGCTGCACCGCTATCGCGCCCCCGACGCGTCGGGGTTCGCCGGCATCGTCGACGCGCTGGACCACCCCGCCGCCGCGGTGTTGACCGGTGTGCTCCTGGGCGATGCGGTGCGCGACAGCCGGTCCGCGGCGATCGTCCTGGCCGGGCTCGGCGACCCCGCGCGCCCGGTTGCGCCCGGGGTGGCGGTTCGCGCCTACGGCGAGGTGCTGGCCGCGCTGGCGCGCGGGGAGGCCGACGCCGACGAGGTGATGGACCTACTCGGCGAACCGCCGTCGGGGCGCACCCTGGCCGGCACGGTCGCCGACGACGGGGTCGTCGTCGATGCGCCGCACTACCTTGCCGTCGTCGGCGACCGGTCGGCCGTGATCGGGGGCCTGCCGATCGATCCCGTCGCGGCCCGGGAACTCGCCGGCCTCGTCGACCTGCCGATCACGTCTGAGGCGCTGCCCGCCCGGGTGGCGAGCCGCGGCGAGCCGACCACGTGGGAGACCGACCCGACCGCGATCCGGTTCGCTGCGGGCGGCTCGGTACCGCTGCCGTCGGGGACCGTGGTGATCCACGACGAACTCGTGGTCGTCGTCGGGGAGGCGGAGCACCGCGTGCCGTGGTGGGTCGACACGGCGGGGACGACGCACCTGTGCCGCTAGCCTGGACGGCATGAACCTCGCGTCAACCGGGGTCGACGGCGGGATCCTCGACTTCGTGATCGACAACCGCAACGGCTTCGCGACCTCTCTGGCCCACGGCCTGAGTTGGCTGGGGTCGACGGCCACACTCACCGTCGTCGCGGTCGTAGCCGGGTTCGTCTTCGCCGCATTCTCGCAGCGGCGCGCCGCGGCCATGGTGTGGTTGGGGTCGTTGTCCGCGTACTTCCTGATGATCCTGCTCAAGGGGTGGATCGACCGCGACCGCCCGCCGGCCCCGGACCGGCTGGCGCAGGTGGCGCACCAGTCCATGCCGTCCGGGCATGCGATGATGAGCGCCGTCGTGTTCGGCTTGATCGCCGTCGGGCTCTACCGCGCTTCGGCGTGGATCCGCGAACATCCCGACGTGCTGTTGGCGGCGCCGATCCTCTCCGCGGCGATCGGTCTGAGCCGGGTATACCTCGGGGTTCACTGGCTCACCGACGTGGTCGTGGGCTGGGTGATCGGGGCGGTGTGGGTGGGCCTCGTGGCCACGGCGGCGCGCGTGATCAGGCGCACCCAGGCAACCATTGCCTAACCTACTGTGCTGAAATTCTTTTCATGTCTCGCATGTCCAGGCTTCTCGTCCTCGTCCTCGCGGCCTCGATCGCCGCGGTCGGCGTTCACCGCGCCGATGAAGGCCCGGGGATACGAGGTGTACACCTTCCAGTCGAATGATCCGAAGGACCCGCGGAACAACCCGTTCGTCCGGATCAAGAGCAATGCGGCGAAGCTGGGACGCTGGGCCGATGTGCTGTCCAAGAGCACCGGCCACCAGAAGTTCGACGTGGTGTCGATCTCGCAGACCGGGATCCTGACGCGGTACTGGCTGAAGTACGACGGCGGCCAGAAGCTCGTCCGCAAGGCGGTCATCCCCTCCGGCATGATCCTCGGCTCGCCCTATCAGGCGCAGTGGCTGCGCCAGGGCAAGTGTCCGCCCACCGACCGGCTGCAGTACCTGCCCCCGCAGTACCGCGGAATGAACCCGACGCCGGCCTGCCACGAACAGGCCATGGGCGGTGCCGACATCACCGCGCTCAACACGCCGACCCAGGCGCTGCCGGGGATCACCTACTACAACGTGACCACCCTGCGCGAGGAGGAGTCGGCGCCGTTCTGGATCAACCTGATGACCGGACCGGGCCGCTACCGCAACATCGTCACCCAGGACCTGTGCCCCAACGACCCGGTCGTCCACATGACGCTGAACCTGCTGCCGTCGATGCAGACGCTGATCGACAGCCTCCTGCGCACCGGTGTCCCCGCGATGGCGTGCCTGCTGCCGACGTCGCCCGCACAGAAGGTGCGTCCGCTGCGCACCCCGCCGGGGATCAAGCTGCCGGCCGGCACCGTCATGCCGCGCGAGTTCGCCAAGTACTACCGCTGAGCAGTACTACCGCTGAGCAGGCCGGCTACTCGAGGCCTTCCTGCGCGGTCTTGGATCCGCGTCGGACCGCGGCCAGTTGGAGGCCGACGATCATGGTGCCCAGGACGCCGACCCCCAGGCCCCACAGGCATACCGACAGGGTGAGTCCGCCGACGCCGGTGACCAGCGCGACGATCGTGGCGACCAACCATGCCGCCATCCCCACGATGATGACCGGCGCCGGCTCGCGGAGCACCTTGGGGAGCGGGGGGATCGTGACCCCGGTCGGGGAGTCGTGCTGCACGTCGGCCATGGGAAGAGGTTAACGTTTTCTCGTGAGCGCGCCGCCGGTACCGTCCCGAGTCGATAGGTTCTTCGCGCTGACCGCGCGCGGCACCACCGTGCTGCGCGAGGCGCGCGGCGGCGTCGTCACCTTCTTCACGATGGCCTACATCGTGGTCCTCAACCCGATCATCATCGGCGGCGAGGTCGGCAAGTCGGCCAACGTCGACATCCACGGCAACGTCCTGCCGATGGCCGCGGTGGCCGCGGTGACCGCGCTGGTCGCCGGGGTCATGTGCATCGTGTTCGGCCTGGTCGCCAACTATCCGTTTGCTTTCGCCGCCGGCCTGGGGATCAACAGCCTGCTGGCGGTCAGCGTGACCTCCCAGGTGACCTGGCCGCAGGCGATGGGGCTGGTGGTGCTGGCCGGGGTGATCATCGTGGTGCTGGCGGTGACCGGCTTCCGGACCGCGGTGTTCAATGCGGTGCCGGCGGAACTGAAGGCGGCGATCGCCGCGGGCATCGGCGCCTTCATCGCCTTCATCGGCTTCGTCGACGCCGGGTTCGTCAAACGGGTCCCCGACGCGGCGCACTCGACGGTCCCGGTGCAACTCGGCGACTCCGGTTCGATCACCACCTGGCCGGTGGCCGTCTTCGCCGTCGGCTTGTTGATCATGGGCGTGCTCACCGTCCGCAAGGTGCCCGGTGGGCTGCTGATCGGGATCATTGCGACGACGGTCCTGGCGATCATCGTGAACGCGGTGGCCAAACCGGACACGTGGGCGTTGAACACCCCGAAACTGCCCGACTCGATCGGCGGCCTGCCCGATCTGTCCCTGGTCGGCAACGTCGACCTGTTCGGCGCCTTCACCGAACGTGGCACCGCCGCGCACGTCATCGCCGCACCGGCGATCGGCGCCTCGATCCTGCTGTTCACCATCGTGCTGTCGAATTTCTTCGACGCCATGGGGACCATGACCGGGCTGGGCAAGGAGGCGGGGCTCGCCGACGAGAACGGCACGCTGCCCGGTATCGGCAAGGCCCTGGCCGTGGAGGGTACCGGGGCCATTGCCGGCGGACTGGGCTCGGCGTCGTCGAACACGGTCTTCGTCGAGTCGGCTTCGGGGATCGCGGAGGGGGCGCGCACCGGCCTGGCCAACATCGTCACCGGACTGTTGTTCTTGGCCGCGATGTTCTTCACCCCGCTGTATCAGGTGGTGCCGCTGGAGGCGGTGGCCCCGGCGCTGGTCATCGTCGGGGCGTTGATGATCGGCCAGATCGCCTCGATCGATCTCACCCGCTTCGACTACGCGCTGCCGGCCTTCCTGACCATCGTGGCCATGCCGTTCACGTATTCGATTGCCAACGGCATTGGCTTGGGCTTCATCAGCTGGGTGGTCCTGGCGACGGCGCGCGGCAAGGCCCGGGAAGTCCACGCGATCCTGTGGGCGGTGGCGCTGGTCTTCGTCGTCTACTTCCTGCGGGCCCCGATCCAGGACCTGCTGACCTAGAAATCGGCGCCGGTCGCCGGATGTGCCGCGGTGCGCCACACGTCGGCGAAGGCGGCCAGCAGCACCGGCGAATCGGCGTGCAGGCGTCCGGCGGCAGCCAGGGTGCGCGCATCGACCGAGCCGAAGTACAGACTGCCCAATGCGGCGATGCCACAGGCGATCTCACCCCCACCGCCGGTCCCTGGTGCCGGGTCGC
Proteins encoded:
- a CDS encoding DUF2530 domain-containing protein, whose protein sequence is MADVQHDSPTGVTIPPLPKVLREPAPVIIVGMAAWLVATIVALVTGVGGLTLSVCLWGLGVGVLGTMIVGLQLAAVRRGSKTAQEGLE
- a CDS encoding NCS2 family permease; translation: MSAPPVPSRVDRFFALTARGTTVLREARGGVVTFFTMAYIVVLNPIIIGGEVGKSANVDIHGNVLPMAAVAAVTALVAGVMCIVFGLVANYPFAFAAGLGINSLLAVSVTSQVTWPQAMGLVVLAGVIIVVLAVTGFRTAVFNAVPAELKAAIAAGIGAFIAFIGFVDAGFVKRVPDAAHSTVPVQLGDSGSITTWPVAVFAVGLLIMGVLTVRKVPGGLLIGIIATTVLAIIVNAVAKPDTWALNTPKLPDSIGGLPDLSLVGNVDLFGAFTERGTAAHVIAAPAIGASILLFTIVLSNFFDAMGTMTGLGKEAGLADENGTLPGIGKALAVEGTGAIAGGLGSASSNTVFVESASGIAEGARTGLANIVTGLLFLAAMFFTPLYQVVPLEAVAPALVIVGALMIGQIASIDLTRFDYALPAFLTIVAMPFTYSIANGIGLGFISWVVLATARGKAREVHAILWAVALVFVVYFLRAPIQDLLT
- a CDS encoding DUF3027 domain-containing protein, with the translated sequence MSLTAQIDLLRDAVDLARDAIVADGGVPGDYVEVVVEDDNSAAHYFTADLPGYRGWRWCAVVAVAGDEDKATVSEVVLLPGDGALLAPEWVPWTERIAAGDLTPGDQLAAEPDDPRLVPNQVDSGDAAAVDGELGLGRRRLLSPFGRDEAAQRWYDGECGPASAMAQGARHSCTSCGFYLPLAGALSFAFGVCANEYSADGHVVSAEYGCGAHSDVEPKAPTSAPQFDPFDDGVLEVFATAE
- a CDS encoding sacsin N-terminal ATP-binding-like domain-containing protein, producing MTAVPEGTDVFGVAALRRSVLESWRSSPTRLIEDSRAEADLAAVGYRDRLWVELAANAADAATAAGVAGRLAAWRDDHGALHVANTGEPLTAEGIASLLALRVSAKAAHPDAAAGTVGRFGVGFAAVVPVADRVEIRSSSATLVFDRVATERAIAETGVAGADIDTPAPLLRLAWIGETGPSAGFDTEIVLVPREGVDTEQLLDACADQACDRLLELPALAEITVGDATVRAVRGADTVRFEPPASLPGAETVWHEAVWRSGATGPVRWLRPMADPHVGATRVGDDVLRTPTPTDIEISVPARVIAPLPVTPDRRHLMPGVDVGILAPGYLALVQMTASGSRPALVPRGLGRNRVDTRLIEAITDELRDHAWVPAATGDDDLVPVRTLVAADLSDELAACLGPVLSSLAHPDVSGPAQRAALLAVGASEIGLAQIAEAVADADRSPRWWAQLYEALAPLVATAREAEELGALPVPRADGRRHFGARGLVVAAPGLTAPWAPMVHPDAVHPLVERLGAQPVAAGELLAQGGLVDALADAAENGDDEEVLELAEAVLALLAADPDAELGPAAAAELLLPDGDGEPVHVDELLLPGSPLADVLGEDLPFAVVDPALVERYGESALRRAGVGWGFLTVTAQWPTAPDHDLDDEPRWWASLPEPPAEMAAVRDLDLVPDDRWREALSLLAEDPATAPLLADADGYTAWWLREHAVVDQLPLHRYRAPDASGFAGIVDALDHPAAAVLTGVLLGDAVRDSRSAAIVLAGLGDPARPVAPGVAVRAYGEVLAALARGEADADEVMDLLGEPPSGRTLAGTVADDGVVVDAPHYLAVVGDRSAVIGGLPIDPVAARELAGLVDLPITSEALPARVASRGEPTTWETDPTAIRFAAGGSVPLPSGTVVIHDELVVVVGEAEHRVPWWVDTAGTTHLCR
- a CDS encoding phosphatase PAP2 family protein, encoding MNLASTGVDGGILDFVIDNRNGFATSLAHGLSWLGSTATLTVVAVVAGFVFAAFSQRRAAAMVWLGSLSAYFLMILLKGWIDRDRPPAPDRLAQVAHQSMPSGHAMMSAVVFGLIAVGLYRASAWIREHPDVLLAAPILSAAIGLSRVYLGVHWLTDVVVGWVIGAVWVGLVATAARVIRRTQATIA
- a CDS encoding esterase/lipase family protein produces the protein MKARGYEVYTFQSNDPKDPRNNPFVRIKSNAAKLGRWADVLSKSTGHQKFDVVSISQTGILTRYWLKYDGGQKLVRKAVIPSGMILGSPYQAQWLRQGKCPPTDRLQYLPPQYRGMNPTPACHEQAMGGADITALNTPTQALPGITYYNVTTLREEESAPFWINLMTGPGRYRNIVTQDLCPNDPVVHMTLNLLPSMQTLIDSLLRTGVPAMACLLPTSPAQKVRPLRTPPGIKLPAGTVMPREFAKYYR